From a region of the Terriglobia bacterium genome:
- a CDS encoding nuclear transport factor 2 family protein, translated as MHRFAAILVVLSLITAAAGHERKRNTEADKAALRQTELDFAQAFADRNVAKFASFLSEDARFTGGGKVTQGKAAILDQWSKMMQNPNLTLTWAPDMVETSAGGDLGYTSGTYEATVKRPDGTTSSERGRFASVWRRQTDGRYRIVFDIGSAEEQSPAPPKQ; from the coding sequence ATGCACAGGTTCGCCGCCATCCTTGTAGTGTTGTCGCTGATTACCGCCGCAGCCGGTCACGAGAGGAAGAGGAACACAGAAGCGGACAAGGCCGCGCTGCGTCAGACCGAGCTTGACTTCGCCCAGGCCTTCGCCGATCGCAACGTCGCGAAGTTCGCCTCCTTCCTCTCGGAGGACGCCCGCTTCACCGGCGGCGGCAAAGTGACGCAGGGCAAGGCCGCCATTCTCGACCAATGGTCGAAGATGATGCAGAATCCCAACCTGACCCTGACCTGGGCGCCCGACATGGTCGAGACCTCCGCGGGCGGCGACCTGGGTTATACCAGCGGTACTTACGAAGCCACGGTCAAGCGGCCGGACGGAACCACTTCCAGCGAACGCGGGAGGTTCGCCTCGGTGTGGCGCCGCCAGACCGACGGCAGGTACCGCATCGTCTTCGACATCGGCAGCGCCGAAGAGCAGTCCCCCGCGCCACCCAAGCAGTAG
- the pilB gene encoding type IV-A pilus assembly ATPase PilB, with protein sequence MSQRLGDLLVKEKVITPEQLEQALKVQKDSGSRLGSVLVKLGFLSDEDVTNFLSRQYGVPAINLSYFEIDPSVVKLIPQETAKRYQILPLSRVGASLTIAMVDPTNVFAMDDIKFMTGFNIEPVVASESAIMEGIEKAYGSTQQEDLDKVMQSVSEYDADVELQAEEEEVGLSELEKAADEAPIVKLVNLILTDAVKRGASDIHIEPYEKEYRVRFRIDGMLQTIMTPPIKLKDAITSRIKIMSKLDISEKRLPQDGRIMLKMQLGGKKKQLDYRVSCLPTLWGEKIVLRLLDKENLRLDMTKLGFEQESLTKFEKAILKPYGMVLVTGPTGSGKTNTLYSSIARLNTPDTNIMTAEDPVEFQLAGVNQVQMKEQIGLNFAAALRSFLRQDPNIILVGEIRDFETAEIAIKAALTGHLVLSTLHTNGAPETISRLMNMGIEPFLVATSVHMIVAQRLVRRVCKDCAEALDLPPQTLIEAGYTPDESKTVKPKKGKGCATCNNTGYKGRCGLYEAMEVDDELRELILVGASAVELKRKAIERGMITLRRSGLIKVMNGETTLEEVARETVH encoded by the coding sequence ATGTCTCAACGGCTCGGCGATCTTCTAGTCAAAGAGAAGGTCATCACTCCTGAGCAACTCGAACAGGCGCTCAAAGTCCAGAAGGATTCCGGCTCCCGCCTGGGATCTGTACTGGTCAAGCTCGGTTTCCTGTCCGACGAGGATGTGACCAACTTTCTTTCCCGCCAGTACGGCGTGCCCGCCATTAATCTCTCGTATTTCGAGATCGATCCCTCGGTCGTCAAGCTGATCCCGCAGGAGACGGCCAAGCGCTACCAGATCTTGCCGCTCAGCCGCGTCGGGGCATCGCTGACCATCGCCATGGTGGATCCCACCAACGTCTTCGCCATGGACGACATCAAGTTCATGACCGGTTTCAACATCGAGCCGGTGGTGGCGTCAGAAAGCGCCATCATGGAGGGCATAGAGAAAGCCTACGGTTCCACCCAGCAAGAGGACCTTGACAAGGTGATGCAATCGGTCTCCGAGTACGACGCCGACGTCGAGCTCCAGGCGGAGGAGGAAGAGGTTGGGCTGTCCGAACTGGAGAAGGCGGCGGACGAGGCCCCGATTGTCAAACTCGTCAACCTGATCCTGACCGACGCGGTCAAACGCGGCGCCAGCGACATCCACATCGAGCCCTACGAGAAGGAATACCGGGTCCGCTTCCGCATTGACGGCATGCTGCAGACGATCATGACACCGCCCATCAAGCTGAAGGACGCCATCACCTCGCGCATCAAGATCATGTCCAAGCTCGACATCAGCGAGAAGCGCCTGCCGCAGGACGGACGCATCATGCTGAAGATGCAGTTGGGCGGCAAGAAGAAGCAGCTCGACTACCGCGTCAGCTGCCTGCCCACGCTGTGGGGCGAGAAGATCGTCCTCCGATTGCTCGATAAGGAGAACCTGCGCCTCGACATGACCAAGCTCGGATTCGAGCAGGAATCTCTGACCAAGTTCGAGAAGGCGATTCTGAAGCCCTACGGCATGGTGCTGGTCACCGGCCCCACGGGCTCGGGCAAGACCAATACTCTGTACTCCTCCATCGCGCGCCTGAATACGCCCGACACCAACATCATGACCGCCGAGGACCCGGTGGAGTTCCAGCTCGCTGGCGTCAACCAGGTGCAGATGAAGGAGCAGATCGGCCTGAACTTCGCGGCGGCGCTGCGCTCCTTTCTGCGCCAGGACCCGAACATCATCCTGGTGGGCGAGATCCGCGACTTCGAGACGGCGGAAATCGCCATCAAGGCCGCCCTCACCGGACACCTGGTGCTTTCCACGCTGCACACCAACGGCGCACCCGAGACCATCAGCCGCCTCATGAACATGGGCATCGAGCCGTTCTTGGTCGCGACCTCGGTGCACATGATCGTGGCCCAGCGCCTGGTGCGGCGCGTCTGCAAGGATTGCGCCGAGGCGCTCGACCTGCCGCCCCAGACTTTGATCGAAGCGGGCTACACACCCGATGAGTCGAAGACGGTCAAACCCAAGAAGGGCAAGGGCTGCGCTACCTGTAACAACACCGGCTACAAGGGCCGCTGCGGATTGTACGAAGCCATGGAAGTGGACGACGAGCTGCGGGAACTCATCCTGGTCGGGGCCTCGGCCGTCGAGTTGAAGAGGAAGGCCATCGAGCGCGGCATGATCACGCTGCGCCGGAGCGGGCTCATCAAGGTCATGAACGGCGAAACCACGCTGGAAGAGGTTGCGCGCGAGACCGTGCACTGA
- a CDS encoding SAM-dependent chlorinase/fluorinase, whose translation MASLQRMVTFTTDFGSSDHFVGTMKGVINTINPDAKIVDICNQVQPYDILDGALTVLQSYRYFPANTVHLVIVDPGVGTTRRPLLVSVEKHIFLAPDNGVLSLVYEREERLLVRHITAEHYFLQPVSHTFHGRDVFAAVAGWLSKGVEVTKFGDEITDFVRFAAPKPKAVNEKLMKGIVLKVDHYGNLITNLTPKEVPHLFDEEPPPFKILVGKHEVTRMKAVYAQGTPGEVFGILGSMGYLEIATNRGAANRAVGAEKGSEVGVLFEDVHAVASTG comes from the coding sequence TTGGCATCCTTGCAGCGCATGGTCACGTTCACGACGGACTTCGGGTCTTCGGACCACTTCGTCGGAACCATGAAGGGCGTGATCAATACCATCAATCCCGACGCCAAGATCGTGGACATCTGCAACCAAGTGCAGCCGTACGACATCTTGGACGGCGCGCTGACGGTCCTGCAGTCCTACCGCTACTTTCCCGCCAACACGGTGCACCTGGTGATCGTGGACCCGGGCGTGGGCACCACGCGCCGCCCGCTCCTGGTGTCGGTGGAGAAGCATATTTTCCTGGCGCCGGATAACGGTGTGTTGTCCCTGGTGTACGAGCGCGAGGAGCGGCTCCTGGTGCGTCACATCACCGCGGAGCATTACTTCCTCCAACCCGTGAGCCATACCTTCCACGGGCGCGACGTGTTCGCCGCGGTGGCCGGCTGGCTGAGCAAGGGCGTGGAGGTCACCAAGTTTGGCGACGAGATCACCGATTTCGTCCGCTTCGCCGCCCCCAAGCCGAAAGCGGTGAATGAGAAGCTCATGAAGGGCATCGTGCTCAAGGTGGATCACTACGGCAACCTGATCACCAACCTGACGCCCAAGGAAGTCCCTCATCTATTCGACGAGGAGCCGCCGCCGTTCAAGATCCTGGTCGGCAAGCACGAGGTCACAAGAATGAAGGCCGTCTACGCGCAGGGCACGCCGGGTGAGGTGTTCGGCATCCTGGGCAGCATGGGATACCTGGAGATCGCCACCAACCGCGGCGCTGCCAATCGCGCGGTCGGAGCCGAGAAGGGCAGCGAAGTGGGAGTGCTGTTTGAGGATGTGCATGCGGTGGCGTCGACGGGCTAG
- a CDS encoding PAS domain-containing protein, protein MGTEFNERSWLAWLVKVRIIIITFLVGIELAITRLTPTAVPERIFIVIILLWYTISVFFVLLLSLWTDYRLQSKIQILTDLAFSTAIIYVTGGIDTSFNFLYPLVIIVASILLSRAWAYLTAALSFIAFGALLELSYFDKIHSYSVTHPDLKSLQATILINLFAYTAIAYLSSNLSNKLRQADVELADKSGALISLQALHENIINSMTGGLITTDLEGRITLLNAPGQRLLERRASEVFDWPVAELFLDRLPTVGSTATHGEVRSVTPAGAEKHFAVTVAALDVPERGILGYVYTFADLTEVRRLEREVRMRDRLSAVGRMAAGIAHEIRNPLASIAGSVKVLADISTLNEEQHTLVDIVTRESGRLNQIISDFLIYSRDKSYRFTVLDLVSLLEDTLTLLENRHESGSAPVKVERRFAAREAFSAVDGDRMKQVFWNICENAVRAMPGGGTLTVSLAESGDFWRIIFADTGQGLSSQQMEKIFEPFQSEFDGGTGLGLAIVYQIVQAHDGKISAQSPPGGGAEFALELKRAPSPEQPPRAEATVAHG, encoded by the coding sequence ATGGGAACCGAATTCAACGAACGGTCCTGGCTGGCATGGCTGGTCAAGGTTCGCATCATCATCATCACCTTCCTGGTGGGCATCGAGCTCGCCATCACCCGCCTGACCCCCACGGCGGTCCCGGAACGGATCTTCATCGTCATCATCCTGCTGTGGTACACGATTTCCGTCTTCTTCGTCCTGCTGCTCAGCCTCTGGACCGACTACCGCCTGCAATCGAAGATCCAGATCCTCACCGACCTGGCCTTTTCGACCGCCATCATCTACGTCACCGGCGGCATCGACACCTCTTTCAACTTTTTGTACCCGCTGGTGATCATCGTCGCCAGCATCCTGCTGTCTCGCGCCTGGGCTTACCTGACGGCAGCGCTCTCCTTCATCGCCTTCGGCGCCCTGTTGGAGCTCTCCTACTTCGACAAGATCCACTCCTACTCTGTCACCCATCCTGACCTGAAGTCGCTGCAGGCAACTATCCTCATCAACCTGTTTGCCTACACCGCCATCGCTTACCTGTCGAGCAACCTGAGCAACAAGTTGCGTCAGGCCGACGTCGAACTGGCGGACAAGAGCGGCGCCCTCATCAGTCTCCAGGCGCTGCACGAGAACATCATCAACTCGATGACCGGTGGACTCATCACCACCGACCTCGAAGGCCGGATCACTCTCCTCAACGCGCCCGGCCAGAGACTCCTGGAACGCCGCGCCTCGGAGGTATTCGACTGGCCGGTCGCGGAGCTGTTCCTAGACCGGCTTCCAACGGTGGGTTCCACGGCCACCCACGGAGAGGTGCGGTCGGTCACCCCGGCGGGCGCGGAAAAACACTTTGCGGTCACGGTCGCGGCGCTGGACGTACCGGAGCGCGGCATTCTGGGCTACGTGTACACCTTTGCGGACCTGACGGAAGTGCGCCGGCTGGAGCGCGAAGTGCGCATGCGCGACCGTCTTTCCGCTGTCGGACGCATGGCCGCCGGCATCGCCCACGAGATCCGCAATCCCCTGGCCTCGATCGCAGGATCGGTGAAGGTTCTAGCCGACATTTCCACGCTCAATGAGGAGCAACACACGCTGGTGGACATCGTCACTCGCGAGTCTGGCCGCCTGAATCAGATCATCTCCGACTTCCTCATCTATTCGCGGGACAAGAGCTACCGCTTCACGGTGCTCGATCTGGTGTCGCTCCTCGAGGACACACTCACCCTGCTGGAGAACCGGCATGAATCCGGTTCCGCCCCGGTAAAGGTGGAGCGGCGCTTCGCTGCCCGCGAGGCATTTTCCGCGGTGGATGGCGACCGCATGAAGCAGGTGTTCTGGAATATCTGCGAGAATGCGGTCCGTGCCATGCCCGGCGGCGGCACCCTCACCGTTTCACTTGCCGAATCGGGCGACTTCTGGCGGATCATCTTCGCCGACACCGGCCAGGGTCTCTCGTCGCAGCAGATGGAGAAGATCTTCGAGCCGTTCCAGTCGGAATTTGACGGCGGCACAGGCCTGGGACTGGCCATCGTGTACCAGATCGTGCAGGCGCACGACGGGAAGATCTCGGCGCAGTCGCCGCCCGGCGGTGGCGCCGAATTCGCCCTGGAACTCAAGCGGGCCCCCAGCCCGGAGCAGCCGCCGAGGGCAGAAGCGACGGTGGCCCATGGCTAG
- a CDS encoding tetratricopeptide repeat protein, translated as MADPKAEDHYYAALDLFAEGKHQEAIAEYRQSIAIDPAFTDALHGLARAYQDTERFDEAIQIAKKIAELDPDDILAHTSLSILYQKKGMIPEAEAEGNKARILGWKQQLRQQKK; from the coding sequence ATGGCTGATCCGAAAGCCGAAGACCATTATTACGCTGCGCTGGACCTATTCGCCGAGGGCAAGCACCAGGAGGCCATCGCGGAGTACCGCCAGTCCATCGCGATCGATCCCGCCTTCACCGACGCGCTGCACGGGCTGGCGCGCGCTTATCAGGATACGGAGCGCTTCGACGAAGCCATCCAGATCGCGAAAAAGATTGCCGAGCTCGACCCGGACGACATCCTGGCCCATACCAGCCTTTCCATCCTCTACCAGAAGAAAGGGATGATCCCCGAAGCCGAGGCCGAGGGAAATAAGGCACGCATCCTGGGCTGGAAGCAGCAGCTCCGCCAACAGAAGAAATAG
- a CDS encoding type II secretion system F family protein produces the protein MPVFTFSGKDAAGNKVSGERVAENKQVLAANLRRERIQNPVIKEKGREFVMPTFGSTKVATKDIAIFFRQFSVMIDAGLPLVQCLEILGANQENPAFQKCLTGVRTTVEGGSTLANAMRAYPKIFDDLTTNMIEAGETGGILDVILQRLAAYVEKAVKLKSAVKSAMIYPVSVISIAVLVVGALLKFVVPIFANLFMGLGVALPLPTRVTMGLSAFVGQFWWFMILGLVGLFFGIKQVRKSPKGKYILDKLLLNLPVLGMLLRKIAVARFTRTLGTLITSGVPILEGLSITARTSGNAVLEEALMKVRKAIEEGRTIVDPLRECGVFPNMVTQMIGVGEATGAMDNMLQKIADFYEDEVDAATKDMLTLLEPVMIAFLGVAVGGIVISLYMPLFAMIGKLAG, from the coding sequence ATGCCAGTTTTTACATTCAGCGGCAAGGACGCCGCCGGCAACAAGGTATCGGGCGAGCGGGTCGCCGAGAATAAGCAGGTTCTCGCCGCCAACCTGCGCCGCGAGCGCATCCAGAACCCGGTCATCAAGGAGAAGGGCAGGGAATTTGTCATGCCCACCTTCGGGTCGACCAAAGTGGCGACCAAGGACATCGCCATCTTTTTCCGGCAGTTCTCGGTCATGATCGACGCCGGCCTGCCTCTGGTGCAGTGTCTGGAGATCCTCGGCGCGAATCAGGAGAACCCTGCCTTCCAGAAGTGCCTGACCGGCGTGCGGACCACGGTCGAGGGGGGCTCCACCCTGGCCAACGCCATGCGCGCCTACCCCAAGATCTTCGACGACCTGACCACGAACATGATCGAAGCCGGCGAGACCGGCGGTATTCTCGACGTCATCTTGCAGCGCCTTGCCGCCTACGTCGAGAAGGCGGTCAAGCTGAAATCGGCCGTCAAGTCGGCCATGATCTACCCCGTCTCCGTCATCTCGATCGCGGTGCTGGTGGTCGGTGCCCTGCTGAAGTTCGTCGTACCCATTTTCGCCAACCTGTTCATGGGCTTGGGCGTGGCCCTGCCGCTGCCGACGCGTGTGACCATGGGTCTGAGCGCGTTCGTCGGTCAGTTCTGGTGGTTCATGATATTGGGCCTGGTCGGGCTCTTCTTCGGCATCAAACAGGTGCGCAAGAGCCCGAAGGGCAAGTACATCCTCGATAAACTCTTGCTCAACCTGCCGGTCCTCGGCATGCTGCTGCGCAAGATCGCGGTGGCGCGGTTTACGCGCACGCTCGGCACCCTGATCACTTCGGGCGTGCCCATCTTGGAGGGTCTCTCGATCACGGCTCGCACCTCCGGCAACGCCGTCCTGGAAGAGGCGCTGATGAAGGTGCGCAAGGCGATCGAGGAGGGCCGCACCATCGTGGACCCGCTGAGGGAATGCGGAGTCTTTCCCAACATGGTGACGCAGATGATCGGCGTCGGCGAGGCCACGGGCGCCATGGACAACATGCTGCAGAAGATCGCCGACTTCTATGAGGACGAAGTGGACGCCGCCACCAAGGACATGCTGACCCTGCTGGAACCGGTCATGATCGCCTTCCTCGGCGTGGCCGTCGGCGGCATCGTCATCTCGCTGTACATGCCGCTGTTCGCCATGATCGGCAAACTGGCCGGATAG
- a CDS encoding sigma-54 dependent transcriptional regulator — MASILVCDDERSICGVLEIALRKQGHRVETVNSGDAAKKKLDSAIYDVVVTDIKMPHTDGIEVMRHARRVSPDSAVVLMTAVGELETAIEAVRSGAFDYIIKEPGHIEKINLAVAHALETVGLRRQNFAYRRDAAVRNSLDNIVGASPAMEKLKETVRTVSSTASTVVIFGESGTGKELVARAVHACSPRSAEPFVSINCGAFPETLLESELFGYMKGSFTGATQNKRGLFEVANGGTLFLDEISEMSLAMQVKLLRVLQERVLRPIGGTAEVAIDVRLIAATNKDLERLVAEGQFREDLYYRISVIPIRVPPLRDRREDIPVLTNHFLKKYVTVAGKGITRIVAESLHGLLEYDWPGNVRQLENTIERAVALESGNELHVETPQERPRPRAAAADGDLPPVWSVPSEGVDMERYIAEIERTLITNALKQSNGVQTKAAEMLKLSYRSFRHLIKKYGI; from the coding sequence ATGGCTAGCATCCTCGTCTGCGACGACGAGCGCTCCATCTGCGGGGTCCTGGAGATCGCCCTGCGCAAGCAGGGACACCGGGTGGAGACCGTCAACTCCGGGGACGCGGCCAAGAAGAAGCTGGATTCCGCTATCTACGACGTGGTGGTCACAGACATCAAAATGCCGCACACCGACGGCATCGAAGTGATGCGCCATGCGCGCCGCGTCTCGCCCGACTCCGCGGTGGTGCTGATGACTGCCGTGGGGGAGCTGGAGACGGCGATCGAGGCGGTGCGATCCGGGGCCTTCGATTACATCATCAAGGAACCGGGGCACATCGAGAAGATCAACCTGGCAGTCGCCCACGCCCTGGAGACCGTAGGGCTGCGTCGGCAGAACTTCGCCTACCGTCGCGACGCCGCCGTGCGCAACTCGCTGGACAACATCGTGGGCGCCAGCCCCGCCATGGAGAAGCTGAAGGAAACCGTCCGCACTGTCTCCTCCACGGCCAGCACCGTGGTCATCTTTGGGGAGAGCGGCACGGGTAAGGAGCTGGTGGCGCGCGCCGTTCACGCTTGCTCCCCGCGCTCGGCGGAGCCGTTCGTCTCCATCAATTGCGGCGCGTTTCCGGAGACCCTGCTGGAAAGCGAGCTTTTCGGCTACATGAAGGGGTCCTTCACGGGCGCGACCCAGAACAAGCGTGGCCTGTTCGAGGTGGCCAACGGCGGAACCCTTTTTCTGGACGAGATCAGCGAGATGTCCTTGGCCATGCAGGTCAAGCTCCTGCGCGTGCTTCAGGAGCGCGTCTTGCGCCCCATCGGCGGCACCGCCGAGGTAGCCATCGACGTCCGCCTCATCGCCGCCACCAACAAGGACCTGGAACGCCTGGTGGCCGAGGGACAGTTCCGCGAGGACCTCTACTACCGTATCAGCGTCATTCCCATCCGGGTGCCGCCTCTGCGCGATCGTCGTGAAGACATCCCCGTCCTGACCAACCATTTCCTGAAGAAGTACGTGACCGTAGCGGGGAAGGGCATTACCCGCATCGTGGCGGAATCGCTCCACGGGTTACTGGAATACGATTGGCCGGGGAACGTGCGCCAGCTTGAGAACACCATCGAGCGTGCCGTGGCCCTGGAGAGCGGCAACGAGCTGCACGTGGAAACTCCCCAGGAGCGGCCGCGTCCCCGCGCCGCCGCTGCCGACGGCGATTTGCCCCCCGTCTGGAGCGTTCCCAGCGAGGGCGTGGACATGGAGCGCTACATCGCGGAGATCGAGCGTACCCTCATCACCAACGCCCTGAAGCAGTCCAACGGGGTACAGACCAAGGCCGCGGAAATGTTAAAGTTGTCCTATAGGTCATTCCGCCATCTGATTAAAAAATACGGTATTTAG
- a CDS encoding endonuclease III domain-containing protein, giving the protein MNTKSAAQRGQSIRDYFRTLIEHWGPQDWWPAHTRFEVILGAYLTQNTAWANVELALRNLRQEGLLSLKGIRRASLPELERPVRPAGYFRQKARRLKNFVGYLDKRHGGSLTRMFSRPTRKLREELLELNGVGPETADSILLYAGGHPVFVVDAYTRRVFERHAVLTGKEKYEEIRELFENALGQESAGKWQESGFQPSAPLPLKKRDKFSIQSAPKPAQVFDEYHALLVQVAKNHCLKKAPLCQGCPLERFLPPGGPRKTTIK; this is encoded by the coding sequence ATGAATACCAAATCAGCTGCTCAGCGGGGACAGAGCATCCGTGACTATTTCCGGACGCTGATCGAGCACTGGGGCCCGCAGGATTGGTGGCCGGCGCACACGCGCTTCGAAGTGATCCTCGGGGCGTATCTGACGCAGAACACGGCCTGGGCCAACGTGGAACTCGCCCTGCGCAACCTGCGACAAGAGGGACTGCTCAGCCTGAAAGGCATTCGCCGCGCATCTTTGCCTGAACTCGAACGCCCGGTCCGGCCAGCGGGATATTTCCGGCAGAAGGCACGACGGCTGAAGAATTTCGTGGGCTACCTGGACAAACGTCACGGGGGGTCGCTGACGCGGATGTTCTCCCGGCCCACGCGGAAGTTGCGCGAGGAGCTGCTGGAGCTGAACGGCGTGGGCCCGGAGACGGCCGACTCCATCCTGCTGTATGCCGGCGGGCACCCGGTTTTCGTCGTGGACGCTTACACGCGGCGTGTCTTCGAGCGCCATGCTGTGCTCACGGGAAAGGAGAAGTACGAGGAGATACGCGAACTATTCGAGAATGCTCTGGGGCAGGAATCAGCCGGGAAATGGCAGGAATCAGGCTTCCAGCCGAGCGCGCCGCTCCCGTTGAAGAAGCGTGACAAGTTCTCTATCCAATCAGCCCCGAAGCCAGCCCAAGTCTTCGACGAGTACCATGCTCTGCTGGTGCAGGTGGCGAAGAACCACTGTCTGAAAAAGGCCCCGCTCTGCCAGGGCTGTCCCCTCGAGCGGTTTCTGCCGCCCGGGGGCCCACGGAAGACGACAATAAAATAG
- a CDS encoding type IV pilus twitching motility protein PilT, with translation MAVTLSDLLKKMLEMSGSDLHLTTNSPPQVRVHGHLTPLDMPPLSAPETKQLAYSVLTDAQKHRFEENLELDFSFGLKGLARFRGNCFNQRGAVGAVFRVIPFEIKSFQQLGLPPVVAKLCEKPRGLVLVTGPTGSGKSTTLAAMIDKINTERHDHIITIEDPIEFVHQHKSCLVNQREVHSDTKSFTDALRAALREDPDVVLIGEMRDLETIEAALRIAETGHLTFGTLHTNSAASTINRVIDVFPSHQQSQIRAQLSLVLEGILCQALLQKVGGQGRAMAMEIMVPNAAVRNLIREDKIHQIYSAMQSGQDKFGMQTFNQSLATLFFQKQITIETAMQRSSMADELQEMINRGAGLTKSAGAAQVRK, from the coding sequence ATGGCTGTCACGCTTAGCGATCTGTTGAAGAAGATGTTGGAGATGAGCGGCAGCGATCTCCACTTAACCACCAACTCGCCACCGCAGGTGCGCGTCCACGGTCACCTGACGCCGCTCGACATGCCGCCGCTGAGCGCCCCGGAGACCAAGCAGCTGGCCTACAGCGTCCTGACCGACGCCCAGAAGCATCGCTTCGAGGAGAACCTGGAGCTGGACTTCTCCTTCGGACTCAAGGGCCTGGCTCGCTTCCGCGGCAACTGCTTCAACCAGCGCGGCGCCGTGGGCGCGGTATTCCGCGTCATCCCCTTCGAGATCAAGTCGTTCCAGCAGCTCGGTCTGCCGCCGGTGGTGGCCAAGCTGTGCGAGAAGCCGCGCGGCCTGGTGTTGGTGACCGGCCCCACCGGTTCGGGGAAGTCCACCACGCTGGCGGCCATGATCGACAAGATCAACACCGAGCGCCACGACCACATCATCACCATCGAGGATCCCATCGAGTTCGTCCACCAGCACAAGAGCTGCCTGGTGAACCAGCGCGAAGTGCACTCCGATACCAAGTCGTTCACCGATGCGCTGCGCGCCGCCCTGCGCGAGGACCCAGACGTGGTGCTGATCGGCGAGATGCGCGACCTGGAGACCATCGAAGCGGCGTTGCGCATCGCCGAGACCGGCCACCTCACTTTTGGCACCTTGCACACCAATTCGGCCGCATCCACCATCAACCGTGTGATCGACGTGTTCCCCTCGCACCAGCAGTCGCAGATCCGCGCGCAACTGTCGCTGGTCCTAGAGGGCATCCTCTGCCAGGCGCTGCTGCAAAAGGTCGGCGGACAAGGCCGGGCCATGGCCATGGAGATCATGGTGCCCAACGCCGCCGTCCGCAACCTGATCCGTGAAGACAAGATCCACCAGATCTATTCGGCGATGCAGTCGGGCCAGGACAAGTTCGGCATGCAGACGTTCAACCAGTCGCTGGCGACGTTGTTTTTCCAAAAGCAGATCACGATCGAGACGGCAATGCAGCGCTCGTCCATGGCGGACGAATTGCAAGAGATGATCAACCGGGGCGCGGGCCTGACCAAGTCGGCCGGTGCGGCCCAAGTACGCAAGTAG